The Sphingopyxis fribergensis genome contains a region encoding:
- a CDS encoding MarR family winged helix-turn-helix transcriptional regulator: MAKKSQDYRHPAEYYTDPENSIGYLARVVFRSFSRLLERRTLTHDVSAGQWRFLRQLWREDGITQRELSERVGMREPTTVVALKGLEKAGLITRKKTTDDRRKTFIHLTPHAKKLELILAPMNAEIHEIATKGMTDEEVEVLQGLMRRVIDNLGDETRKLAVLSDIKA, from the coding sequence TTGGCAAAGAAATCACAGGATTACCGGCATCCCGCCGAATATTACACCGATCCTGAAAACAGCATCGGTTATCTGGCGCGCGTCGTCTTCCGATCCTTTTCGCGGCTGCTCGAGCGCCGCACGCTGACGCATGATGTGTCGGCGGGACAGTGGCGGTTCCTCCGCCAGCTGTGGCGCGAAGATGGGATCACCCAGCGCGAACTCAGCGAACGCGTCGGGATGCGCGAGCCTACGACGGTAGTCGCACTGAAGGGACTCGAAAAGGCCGGACTGATCACGCGCAAGAAAACGACCGACGACCGCCGTAAGACCTTCATCCACCTGACTCCGCACGCCAAGAAGCTCGAACTGATCCTTGCGCCGATGAATGCCGAGATTCACGAGATCGCGACCAAGGGCATGACCGACGAGGAGGTCGAGGTGCTGCAGGGGCTGATGCGCCGCGTCATCGACAATCTCGGCGATGAGACGCGCAAGCTGGCGGTGCTGTCCGACATCAAGGCTTGA
- a CDS encoding NAD(P)-dependent oxidoreductase: MIALHARPSPGFREAVDAVFGPGVVVHVDEAAPLDDVTAEITALLHVLTPVTPEFIASAPKLKLIQKLGVGVNTIALDAARDHGVAVCNMPGTNSQAVAEMALALMMAALRRTCFFDARTRAGEGWTADPSELDSVGEIGGRTVGLVGFGNSAQLLAPVLAALGAKVVYTARNRRDGPYEYRPFNDLIAEADIVSLHIPLTDETRASVDPFAMKKGAVLVNTARGELVDQAQLVAALTSGHLRGAGLDVFAEEPLPRGNPLLGLPGVVLAPHIAWLTPETLVRSLTVAHENCRRLVAGETLLHQVV; this comes from the coding sequence ATGATCGCGCTCCACGCCCGCCCGAGCCCCGGTTTCCGTGAGGCGGTCGATGCGGTGTTCGGCCCCGGCGTTGTCGTACATGTCGACGAGGCTGCCCCCCTCGATGACGTGACGGCAGAGATCACCGCGCTGCTTCATGTCCTCACTCCGGTCACGCCTGAATTCATCGCCTCGGCGCCGAAATTGAAGCTGATCCAGAAACTCGGCGTCGGTGTGAACACCATCGCGCTCGATGCCGCTCGCGACCACGGCGTTGCCGTCTGCAACATGCCGGGCACGAACAGCCAGGCGGTCGCCGAAATGGCGCTGGCGCTGATGATGGCGGCGCTGCGCCGTACCTGCTTCTTCGACGCGCGCACGCGGGCGGGCGAAGGATGGACCGCCGATCCGTCCGAACTCGACAGCGTCGGGGAGATCGGGGGGCGGACCGTGGGACTCGTAGGGTTCGGCAATTCGGCGCAACTGCTTGCGCCGGTGCTCGCGGCGCTCGGGGCGAAGGTCGTCTATACCGCGCGCAATCGCCGCGATGGCCCCTATGAATATCGGCCATTCAATGATTTGATCGCCGAAGCCGATATCGTTTCGCTGCATATCCCGCTCACCGATGAGACCCGCGCTAGCGTCGATCCGTTCGCGATGAAGAAGGGCGCCGTGCTGGTGAACACCGCGAGGGGCGAACTCGTCGATCAGGCGCAACTCGTTGCGGCATTGACCTCGGGCCATCTGCGCGGTGCCGGGCTCGATGTCTTCGCAGAAGAACCTCTGCCGCGCGGCAATCCGTTGCTCGGCCTGCCGGGCGTCGTCCTCGCGCCGCATATCGCGTGGCTGACGCCCGAAACGCTGGTGCGCAGCCTGACGGTTGCGCATGAAAATTGCCGCCGTCTGGTGGCGGGGGAAACCCTTCTTCATCAGGTGGTCTAA
- a CDS encoding alpha/beta hydrolase family protein has product MMDPNGIEGLGAQFIGRGSPTAPRIQAGGHPCQGIYWTESGKRPKIAIIATHYNVDFSEHYIAPYFARQGFGFLGWNTRYRGFEDQFLLEHAVLDIGVGMKWLKEEAGVEQIVILGNSGGGSLMGAYQAEAIAPTLTDRLPAVGQDALAQMIKGDLYISFNAHQGRPEVLTDWMDASVIDENDPTLADPELDPFNLDNGPPYSDAFITKYRAAQRARNQRITDWAKAELKRLNDAGIPDRIFPMFRCWGDIRCVDPAIDPSDRKPNWCYRGDPATANRTPSIGRANTIKTWLNMWSLETSPCQGQPHLAKHDTPALVVQGLADTGVFPSDARKIFDFLGSTDKKIELIPGAHYFEDSIEERQNAADLVGAWIREKL; this is encoded by the coding sequence ATGATGGACCCGAACGGGATCGAGGGACTGGGCGCGCAATTTATCGGGCGTGGGTCGCCGACGGCGCCGCGCATTCAGGCGGGCGGGCACCCGTGTCAGGGCATCTACTGGACGGAAAGCGGCAAGCGTCCGAAGATCGCGATCATTGCGACCCACTATAATGTCGATTTCTCCGAACATTATATCGCCCCCTATTTCGCGCGGCAGGGCTTTGGTTTCCTTGGCTGGAACACGCGCTATCGCGGGTTCGAAGATCAGTTCCTGCTCGAACATGCGGTGCTCGATATCGGCGTCGGCATGAAATGGCTGAAAGAAGAGGCCGGGGTAGAGCAGATCGTCATCCTTGGCAATTCGGGCGGCGGGTCGCTGATGGGTGCTTATCAGGCCGAGGCGATCGCGCCGACGCTGACCGACCGACTGCCGGCGGTGGGTCAGGATGCGCTGGCACAGATGATCAAGGGTGATCTCTACATCAGCTTCAACGCGCATCAGGGGCGTCCCGAAGTGCTGACCGACTGGATGGACGCGTCGGTGATCGACGAGAATGACCCGACGCTGGCCGATCCCGAACTCGATCCGTTCAACCTCGACAATGGGCCGCCCTATTCGGACGCCTTCATCACAAAATATCGCGCCGCGCAGCGCGCCCGCAACCAGCGCATCACCGACTGGGCAAAGGCCGAGCTCAAGCGTCTGAACGATGCGGGCATCCCCGACCGCATCTTTCCGATGTTTCGTTGCTGGGGCGATATCCGCTGCGTCGATCCGGCGATCGACCCGTCGGACCGCAAGCCCAACTGGTGCTATCGCGGCGACCCCGCGACCGCGAACCGCACCCCGAGTATCGGCCGCGCCAATACGATCAAGACGTGGCTCAATATGTGGAGCCTCGAAACCTCGCCGTGCCAGGGCCAACCGCATCTCGCGAAGCACGATACCCCTGCACTAGTCGTGCAGGGGCTGGCCGATACGGGCGTCTTCCCAAGCGATGCGCGCAAGATTTTCGACTTTCTCGGCTCGACCGACAAAAAGATCGAACTGATCCCCGGCGCGCATTATTTCGAGGATTCGATTGAAGAGCGCCAGAATGCCGCCGATCTTGTTGGCGCTTGGATACGGGAGAAGCTCTAG
- a CDS encoding MarR family winged helix-turn-helix transcriptional regulator: MRTNQLIIALFQRFCWLDEGLQARLHDHGWPDVNRPQSMVMTNIVSGIVRPSDIARNLGVSRQAIHSTINQMVKLGIVQLEVDPADRRHMIVSLTDLGARMRKDAQRSMDALTTQIAAVLGQDKFDALLAALEADWGDNIVRDVPAPRRRGA, from the coding sequence ATGCGCACGAATCAGCTTATCATCGCCCTTTTCCAGCGTTTCTGCTGGCTCGACGAAGGGCTGCAGGCGCGGCTCCACGATCATGGCTGGCCCGACGTCAACCGTCCGCAATCGATGGTGATGACCAATATCGTCAGCGGCATCGTGCGCCCGTCGGACATCGCCCGCAACCTCGGCGTCTCGCGGCAGGCGATCCACAGCACGATCAACCAGATGGTGAAGCTCGGCATCGTGCAGTTGGAGGTCGACCCCGCCGACCGCCGCCACATGATCGTCTCGCTGACCGATCTCGGCGCCCGTATGCGCAAGGATGCACAGCGTTCGATGGACGCGCTCACCACGCAAATCGCCGCGGTGCTCGGGCAGGACAAGTTCGATGCACTGCTTGCCGCGCTCGAGGCCGACTGGGGCGACAATATCGTCCGCGACGTCCCGGCGCCACGGCGGCGCGGCGCTTAA
- the eno gene encoding phosphopyruvate hydratase — protein sequence MTSRIASVTGRQIWDSRGRPTVEAEVVLESGAVGRAIAPAGASRGAHEAIDLRDGGWAFGGFGVNRAVAGIGAEIAGAVAGMDAREQATVDAALCALDGTLNKGRLGANAVVAVSMAVLHVAASDAREPLWRYLANGQKVHIPLPEIQIFGGGAHAGRRTDVQDFMIMCPKAGSFRRALEITDDVYRAAGRLMEAKGPLSGVADEGGWWPNFASNEDALDTLTKAIEASGHRAGEDVFISLDIAANELGDADGYHLALDDRRLSGEEMAARIIEWTRAYPILSVEDPAGQDDWTTMAAVTAAIGEHVQIIGDDVLVTNAARVERAGDAGVCNAALIKVNQVGTVTEAKASLDAAVARGWGAIVSARSGESEDVTIAHLATGWNAGQLKVGSFTRSERMAKWNEMLRIEEAMGGDAVFAGFSAFAGSIGAVHA from the coding sequence ATGACTTCGCGTATCGCCTCCGTCACCGGCCGCCAGATATGGGATTCGCGCGGCCGGCCCACCGTCGAGGCCGAGGTCGTACTCGAATCGGGCGCCGTCGGCCGCGCCATCGCGCCTGCAGGCGCCTCGCGCGGGGCGCATGAGGCGATCGACCTGCGCGACGGCGGGTGGGCGTTCGGCGGCTTTGGCGTCAATCGTGCGGTCGCGGGGATCGGCGCCGAGATCGCGGGGGCGGTCGCGGGCATGGATGCACGCGAACAGGCGACAGTCGACGCCGCGCTCTGCGCGCTCGACGGGACGCTGAACAAGGGGCGGCTGGGCGCCAATGCCGTGGTTGCGGTGTCGATGGCGGTTCTGCATGTGGCGGCGTCCGATGCGCGTGAGCCGCTCTGGCGCTATCTCGCCAACGGTCAAAAAGTCCACATTCCGCTCCCCGAAATCCAGATTTTCGGTGGCGGCGCGCATGCCGGGCGGCGCACCGATGTACAGGATTTCATGATCATGTGCCCGAAGGCGGGAAGCTTCCGCCGCGCGCTCGAGATCACCGACGATGTCTATCGCGCTGCGGGCAGGCTGATGGAAGCGAAGGGGCCACTGTCGGGGGTCGCCGACGAAGGCGGCTGGTGGCCGAATTTCGCGTCGAACGAGGATGCGCTGGATACGCTGACGAAGGCGATTGAGGCGAGCGGGCACCGCGCGGGCGAGGATGTCTTCATCTCGCTGGATATCGCCGCGAACGAGCTGGGCGATGCCGATGGCTATCATCTCGCGCTCGACGACCGGCGGCTGTCGGGCGAGGAAATGGCGGCGCGCATTATCGAATGGACCAGGGCTTATCCGATCCTGTCGGTCGAGGATCCGGCAGGGCAGGACGACTGGACGACGATGGCGGCGGTGACTGCCGCGATCGGCGAGCACGTCCAGATCATCGGCGACGATGTCCTCGTCACCAACGCCGCGAGGGTCGAACGAGCGGGCGATGCCGGGGTGTGCAATGCCGCGCTGATCAAGGTCAATCAAGTCGGCACCGTCACCGAAGCGAAGGCCTCACTCGACGCCGCGGTCGCACGCGGCTGGGGCGCCATCGTCTCGGCGCGCTCGGGCGAGAGCGAGGATGTCACTATCGCGCACCTCGCGACGGGCTGGAACGCTGGGCAGTTGAAGGTGGGCAGCTTCACGCGGTCCGAACGCATGGCGAAGTGGAATGAGATGCTGCGGATCGAAGAAGCGATGGGCGGCGACGCCGTGTTCGCGGGCTTCTCGGCCTTTGCGGGATCGATAGGGGCCGTGCACGCATGA
- a CDS encoding NADPH-dependent FMN reductase, with protein sequence MTSIAVIVGSTREGSFNRALGELAAGRLESRGANVTRVDLAAFDLPLYSAALEANAFPPDALKLKALFAAQDGLLFVSPEYNGSLSPLLKNAIDWASRPTGDESLVALTAYRGKPAAIMSASISPFGGLRGLMHLRQILSTIQMLVIPEQVVVPNAHAAFAEDGSLKEALPASLVEMTAGRLIAVAKALTA encoded by the coding sequence ATGACCAGCATCGCCGTTATCGTGGGCAGCACGCGCGAGGGATCGTTCAACCGCGCACTGGGCGAGCTCGCCGCGGGCCGCCTCGAATCTCGAGGCGCGAACGTGACGCGGGTCGACCTCGCGGCGTTCGATCTACCGCTCTATTCGGCGGCGCTGGAGGCGAATGCATTTCCGCCCGATGCTTTGAAGCTCAAGGCGCTGTTCGCCGCACAGGACGGGCTGCTGTTCGTCTCGCCCGAGTATAATGGCTCGCTTTCGCCCCTGCTCAAGAACGCGATCGACTGGGCATCGCGCCCGACCGGCGACGAGAGTCTTGTCGCGCTCACCGCCTATCGCGGCAAGCCGGCGGCGATCATGTCGGCATCGATCAGCCCCTTCGGCGGGCTACGCGGGCTGATGCACTTGCGCCAGATCTTGTCGACGATCCAGATGCTGGTGATCCCCGAACAGGTCGTGGTGCCGAACGCGCACGCGGCGTTTGCCGAGGATGGCAGTTTGAAGGAGGCGCTGCCGGCGTCGCTCGTCGAGATGACGGCCGGACGGTTGATCGCCGTCGCAAAGGCGCTGACGGCTTAA
- a CDS encoding alpha/beta fold hydrolase — translation MTKAVWQPLLDAWTDREVIVADNQSDDTIEGFAQRLLDNAPPKFILIAHAMGGFVAFEVMRRAPERVAKLALISTLASADGPAQTARRQGYIDLVESGRFDQVVEERIPILFPEEKRRDERLLGIARQMAADTGADTFLTQQRAIMARIDSRPRLGEIRVPTLLIWGEKDGITSRAHHDEILDAIAGARLEVIPGAGHLPTVEAPELVLALLTEFIDELG, via the coding sequence TTGACCAAAGCCGTATGGCAGCCGCTGCTCGACGCATGGACCGATCGGGAGGTGATCGTCGCCGACAATCAAAGTGACGACACGATCGAGGGTTTTGCGCAGCGCCTGCTCGACAATGCGCCGCCGAAGTTCATCCTGATCGCGCACGCGATGGGGGGCTTCGTCGCCTTCGAGGTCATGCGCCGCGCGCCCGAACGCGTTGCCAAGCTGGCGCTGATTTCGACGCTCGCCTCGGCCGACGGCCCGGCGCAGACCGCGCGGCGGCAGGGCTATATCGACCTCGTTGAAAGCGGCCGGTTCGATCAGGTGGTCGAGGAACGCATCCCAATTCTCTTTCCCGAGGAAAAGCGCCGCGACGAGCGCCTTCTCGGCATTGCGCGGCAGATGGCGGCTGATACCGGCGCCGATACCTTCCTTACGCAGCAGCGCGCGATCATGGCACGCATCGACAGCCGCCCGCGGCTCGGCGAGATAAGGGTGCCGACCTTGCTGATATGGGGCGAGAAGGACGGCATCACCAGCCGCGCGCACCATGACGAGATTTTGGACGCGATTGCGGGGGCGCGGCTTGAAGTGATTCCCGGCGCCGGGCATCTGCCGACGGTTGAGGCGCCGGAATTGGTCTTGGCGCTGCTGACCGAGTTTATCGACGAATTAGGTTAG
- a CDS encoding phosphotransferase family protein — protein MTADADIVAELRAARLVGEGDVVLEPLTGGVSCDVWKVETPLGPIVVKRPLPRLRVAAEWLAPVERGVSEVRWLRRARGVDPRLAPEVLAELPTGHAFAMRFLPGCPVWKDELMAGRVDIDFATQVGQGIAAVHAATAHSETDRAAFPNDEMFRALRVDPFLLYVARHDAVLASALIALADDLVSRKIALVHGDVSPKNILVGPDGPVFLDAECAAYGDPAFDLSFCTTHLLIKAVWLDDARLTQAATALVDAYRAGIDWEDAGGLLLRAGKLTAALLLARVEGKSPAPYLTDPEHKRFVCDQARELILASQPLDALVTNWKRTLT, from the coding sequence GTGACGGCCGACGCCGACATAGTCGCAGAATTGCGGGCCGCCCGGCTGGTGGGCGAGGGCGATGTCGTCCTTGAACCGCTAACCGGCGGCGTGTCATGCGACGTCTGGAAGGTCGAGACGCCGTTGGGCCCGATCGTCGTCAAGCGTCCGCTGCCGCGACTGCGTGTCGCCGCTGAATGGCTGGCTCCGGTCGAGCGCGGAGTCAGCGAGGTCCGCTGGCTCCGCCGCGCACGCGGCGTCGACCCCCGCCTCGCGCCCGAGGTGTTGGCCGAACTGCCAACGGGTCATGCTTTCGCGATGCGCTTCCTACCCGGCTGCCCGGTCTGGAAGGACGAGCTGATGGCGGGCCGCGTCGACATCGACTTTGCTACACAGGTGGGGCAGGGCATCGCTGCGGTTCATGCCGCGACCGCGCATAGCGAAACCGACCGCGCTGCCTTCCCTAACGACGAGATGTTCCGCGCGCTGCGCGTCGATCCTTTTCTGCTTTATGTTGCGCGGCATGACGCCGTCTTGGCGTCGGCCCTGATCGCGCTCGCCGACGATCTGGTGTCGCGCAAGATCGCGCTCGTCCACGGCGACGTCAGCCCCAAGAATATCCTTGTCGGCCCCGACGGGCCCGTGTTCCTTGACGCAGAGTGCGCCGCTTACGGCGATCCAGCGTTCGATCTCTCTTTCTGCACGACGCATTTGTTGATCAAGGCGGTGTGGCTGGACGATGCGCGATTGACGCAAGCCGCGACGGCGCTCGTCGATGCGTATCGGGCGGGGATCGACTGGGAAGACGCCGGCGGACTGCTGCTCCGCGCCGGCAAGCTGACCGCGGCGCTGCTGCTCGCCCGGGTCGAGGGCAAGTCGCCCGCGCCCTATCTGACCGATCCCGAACATAAGCGCTTTGTGTGCGACCAGGCGCGCGAACTGATCCTTGCGTCGCAGCCACTCGACGCGCTGGTGACCAACTGGAAAAGGACCCTTACATGA
- a CDS encoding 5-methyltetrahydropteroyltriglutamate--homocysteine methyltransferase has product MALFDHPILPTTIVGSYPQPDWLIDRKRLKASLPPRVRAETLWRIPEPWLADAQEAATLMAIRDQEELGIDIVGDGEMRRESYSNRLATALSGIDREKHGTAIDRTGNANPVPLVSGPIRRVAPIEAQDAAFLRRHSTKPVKLTLPGPFTMTQQAENGYYPDARSLAMDYADAVNAEVKDLFAAGVDVVQLDEPYLQARAAEANSYAIEAINRALDGVGGTTALHICFGYAMVHHGAGATGPKPKAYDFLAELEASSIDVISIEAAQPGLDPAILAELPTKTIMYGVLDLSIPEIETPEVVAGRIREALRYVDAERLWIAPDCGMKYHSREHSQAKLKAMVDGTALVRAELT; this is encoded by the coding sequence ATGGCCTTGTTCGACCACCCCATCCTGCCGACAACCATCGTCGGAAGCTACCCCCAGCCTGACTGGCTGATCGACCGCAAGCGGCTGAAGGCCAGCCTGCCCCCGCGCGTCCGCGCCGAAACGCTGTGGCGCATCCCAGAACCATGGCTCGCCGACGCACAGGAAGCGGCGACGCTGATGGCGATTCGCGATCAGGAAGAGCTTGGCATCGACATCGTCGGCGACGGCGAAATGCGCCGGGAAAGCTATTCGAACCGCCTCGCGACCGCGCTATCCGGAATCGACCGCGAGAAGCACGGCACCGCGATAGACCGCACCGGCAACGCCAATCCGGTGCCGCTCGTTTCCGGCCCGATCCGCCGCGTCGCCCCGATCGAGGCGCAGGATGCCGCCTTCCTCCGCCGCCATTCGACCAAGCCGGTGAAGCTCACCCTGCCCGGCCCGTTCACGATGACGCAACAGGCCGAGAATGGCTATTATCCCGACGCACGGTCGCTCGCGATGGACTATGCCGATGCGGTCAATGCCGAGGTGAAGGATCTGTTCGCGGCGGGCGTCGACGTCGTCCAGCTCGACGAACCCTATTTGCAGGCACGCGCGGCAGAGGCGAACAGCTATGCGATCGAGGCGATAAACCGCGCGCTCGACGGGGTAGGCGGGACGACCGCGCTGCATATCTGTTTCGGTTATGCTATGGTGCATCACGGCGCAGGGGCAACGGGGCCGAAACCCAAGGCCTATGATTTCCTCGCCGAACTCGAAGCGTCGTCGATCGACGTGATCTCGATCGAGGCGGCGCAGCCGGGGCTAGACCCCGCGATCCTCGCCGAATTGCCGACCAAGACGATCATGTATGGCGTGCTCGACCTGTCGATCCCCGAGATCGAAACGCCAGAGGTTGTCGCTGGGCGCATTCGCGAGGCGCTGCGCTATGTCGACGCCGAGCGGCTGTGGATCGCGCCCGATTGCGGGATGAAATATCACAGCCGCGAACATTCGCAGGCGAAGCTGAAGGCCATGGTCGACGGGACGGCGCTGGTGCGGGCGGAGCTAACCTAA
- a CDS encoding long-chain-fatty-acid--CoA ligase codes for MDGLMQNVPLTVDRIIDHAANWHGAREIVSRDAEGRVARSTYADVHADAKRVSNALAAEGIKPGDRVATMAWNGARHLAAWYGAAGMGAVLHTLNPRLFLEQIAYIANHAGDRLLIADPAIADLVEELLPQVPSIEKVIFFCDRASLPQTSFEAVAFDDWIAGQSAEYHWGAFEENAACGLCYTSGTTGNPKGVLYSHRSNYIHALMTLQRDALALSARDTVLLVVPMYHANAWGVVYSAPAVGAKLVLPGQRMDGESIYNLIEQEGVTYSAAVPTVWQMLLQYMQENSKRFTTLERVTIGGSACPESIIRTFRDDYSVDVIQGWGMTETSPLGTVSVPNASVAAKSDAEQMAYKLKQGRLLCGLEMKLVDDSGNRLPHDGKTPGRLMVKGPTIAGAYYGGEGGEVLDSEGFFDTGDVSTIDAEGYMQITDRAKDVVKSGGEWISSIEIENIAMGHDAVANAAVVGVAHPKWDERPILLCQLNAGASACADDLKSYLEGKIAKWWMPDDVLFVEEIPLGPTGKIDKKAIRAGLEGYELPFDATR; via the coding sequence ATGGACGGGTTGATGCAGAATGTGCCGCTGACGGTCGACCGGATCATCGATCATGCCGCCAACTGGCACGGCGCGCGCGAGATCGTGTCGCGCGATGCCGAGGGGCGCGTCGCGCGGTCGACCTATGCCGATGTCCACGCCGACGCAAAGCGCGTGTCGAACGCGCTCGCCGCGGAAGGAATCAAGCCCGGCGACCGCGTCGCGACGATGGCGTGGAACGGCGCGCGGCACCTCGCGGCCTGGTATGGAGCCGCGGGGATGGGGGCGGTGCTCCACACACTCAACCCGCGGCTGTTCCTCGAACAGATTGCCTATATCGCGAACCATGCCGGCGACCGGCTGTTAATTGCCGACCCGGCGATCGCCGACCTCGTCGAGGAACTGTTGCCGCAAGTGCCGTCGATCGAAAAGGTGATCTTTTTCTGCGATCGCGCTTCATTGCCGCAGACGAGCTTTGAGGCGGTCGCCTTTGACGACTGGATCGCGGGACAGTCGGCGGAATATCACTGGGGCGCCTTCGAAGAAAATGCCGCCTGCGGGCTTTGCTACACCAGCGGCACCACGGGCAATCCCAAGGGGGTGCTCTATTCGCATCGCTCCAATTACATCCACGCGCTGATGACGCTGCAGCGGGACGCGCTTGCACTTTCGGCGCGCGACACGGTGCTGCTTGTCGTGCCGATGTATCACGCCAACGCGTGGGGCGTCGTCTATTCGGCGCCCGCGGTCGGCGCGAAGCTGGTGCTGCCGGGGCAGCGGATGGACGGCGAATCCATCTATAATCTGATCGAGCAGGAGGGCGTCACCTATTCCGCCGCCGTGCCAACCGTGTGGCAAATGTTGCTGCAATATATGCAGGAAAACAGCAAACGCTTCACGACATTGGAGCGCGTGACGATCGGCGGATCGGCGTGCCCCGAATCGATCATTCGCACCTTCCGCGATGATTATAGCGTCGACGTCATCCAGGGCTGGGGCATGACCGAAACCTCGCCGCTCGGCACCGTGTCGGTGCCCAATGCGTCGGTTGCTGCGAAGTCCGATGCCGAGCAGATGGCCTATAAGCTGAAGCAAGGCCGGCTGCTCTGCGGGCTCGAAATGAAGCTGGTCGACGATTCCGGCAATCGCCTGCCGCATGACGGCAAGACGCCGGGACGGCTGATGGTGAAGGGGCCGACGATCGCGGGTGCTTATTATGGCGGCGAGGGCGGCGAGGTGCTCGACAGTGAGGGGTTTTTCGACACCGGCGACGTCAGTACGATCGATGCCGAAGGCTATATGCAGATCACCGACCGCGCCAAGGACGTGGTAAAGTCGGGCGGCGAGTGGATCAGCTCGATCGAGATCGAGAATATCGCGATGGGGCACGATGCGGTCGCCAATGCCGCCGTCGTCGGTGTCGCGCACCCGAAATGGGACGAACGGCCGATCCTGCTGTGCCAGCTCAATGCAGGGGCGAGCGCCTGCGCCGACGATCTCAAATCCTATCTTGAGGGCAAAATCGCAAAATGGTGGATGCCCGACGATGTGCTCTTCGTCGAAGAAATCCCGCTCGGCCCAACGGGAAAGATCGACAAGAAAGCCATTCGCGCGGGGCTAGAGGGGTATGAATTGCCCTTCGACGCCACACGCTGA